One genomic segment of Marinobacter sp. F4206 includes these proteins:
- a CDS encoding AraC family transcriptional regulator: protein MQHSPNGTLFLWPDHWQVIGHLMPNRPHRHISASWLVGLDGPFRLQVAGQWRSTSAALVAPDVEQSLDPGNTRMWCAQLDPDSDIWRSLQPLLGGGQSVDITLPENTMPFPESESCQTVCQAMSTAVERLGGSPEPLDPRVRRVCDCLRAELPEKVDVQGLGAVVGLSSSRLSHLFRQQVGVPLRRFLLHLKMNRVLAHWKPGKSMSELATEAGFYDQPHFVRTARGMFDALPSEYVSTGWFRVCRCGLSSSPSP, encoded by the coding sequence ATGCAGCATTCGCCCAACGGCACCCTGTTTCTCTGGCCCGATCACTGGCAGGTGATCGGGCACCTCATGCCTAACCGACCGCACCGCCACATCAGTGCGTCCTGGCTCGTTGGCCTTGATGGCCCGTTCCGGCTGCAGGTGGCTGGACAGTGGCGATCAACGTCGGCGGCTCTGGTGGCACCGGATGTCGAGCAATCACTGGATCCCGGCAACACCCGGATGTGGTGCGCGCAGCTGGATCCGGACAGTGACATCTGGCGCTCCTTACAGCCGCTCCTGGGGGGCGGGCAATCGGTGGATATTACTCTGCCGGAGAACACCATGCCGTTTCCGGAGTCCGAGAGCTGTCAGACGGTCTGTCAGGCTATGTCGACGGCAGTAGAGCGCCTTGGCGGCTCGCCGGAGCCTTTAGACCCACGGGTCCGGAGAGTCTGCGACTGCCTTCGTGCAGAGTTGCCCGAGAAGGTGGATGTGCAGGGGCTGGGAGCGGTGGTCGGGCTGTCGTCGTCGCGACTCAGTCATTTGTTCCGGCAGCAGGTTGGAGTGCCCTTGCGGCGGTTCCTGCTGCACTTGAAGATGAACCGTGTACTGGCTCACTGGAAGCCGGGAAAATCCATGTCCGAGTTGGCAACGGAGGCCGGGTTCTACGATCAGCCCCATTTCGTCCGGACGGCCCGGGGCATGTTTGATGCCCTGCCGTCCGAGTATGTGAGCACTGGTTGGTTCAGGGTTTGCCGTTGCGGCCTTTCTTCTTCCCCTTCGCCTTAA
- the ylqF gene encoding ribosome biogenesis GTPase YlqF, translated as MAINWFPGHMHKARKEIKQVMPQMDLIIEVLDARIPFSSENPLVPALRGDKPLIKVLNKRDLADPEITGQWQAWLEQERGVRTITLTHNQRSEALGILKLAEEMTPDHDRQKSALRVMILGIPNVGKSTIINTLAGRPAAKTGNEPAVTRAQQAIKLPDNILLYDTPGFLWPKLSPEACGYRLAVTGAIRSSVLDFEDVALFEADYLREAYPDLVKARYSLDQLPADGLGLMDEIAAKRRFFGRGGIPDLHKVSEVLLNEFRAGTLGRISLETPEMVEKEAEEAAQAAAEKAAREEVKAKGKKKGRNGKP; from the coding sequence ATGGCGATTAACTGGTTTCCAGGGCACATGCACAAGGCCCGCAAGGAGATCAAACAGGTCATGCCCCAGATGGACCTCATTATTGAGGTACTGGATGCGCGTATTCCATTCAGCAGCGAAAATCCGCTGGTGCCGGCCCTGCGTGGCGACAAGCCTCTGATCAAGGTACTCAACAAACGTGACCTCGCCGATCCGGAGATAACCGGGCAATGGCAGGCCTGGCTGGAGCAGGAACGGGGCGTGCGCACCATAACGCTGACCCACAACCAGCGCAGTGAGGCACTGGGGATCCTGAAGCTGGCTGAGGAAATGACGCCGGACCATGACCGCCAGAAAAGCGCCCTGCGGGTGATGATTCTGGGCATTCCCAACGTCGGGAAATCCACAATCATCAACACCCTGGCTGGACGGCCTGCCGCCAAAACCGGTAACGAACCGGCGGTGACCCGGGCCCAGCAGGCAATCAAACTCCCGGACAACATCCTGCTGTACGACACCCCCGGTTTTCTCTGGCCCAAACTGTCACCAGAGGCCTGCGGCTACCGACTGGCGGTCACCGGCGCCATTCGCAGCTCGGTTCTCGATTTCGAGGATGTCGCCCTGTTTGAGGCGGACTACCTCCGGGAGGCCTATCCGGACCTGGTAAAAGCGCGCTATAGCCTGGATCAGCTACCCGCCGACGGCCTGGGACTGATGGACGAAATTGCAGCCAAACGGCGGTTCTTTGGCCGTGGCGGTATTCCGGACCTGCACAAGGTGTCGGAGGTGCTGCTCAACGAATTCCGGGCCGGTACCCTCGGGCGCATTTCACTGGAAACCCCGGAAATGGTTGAAAAGGAGGCAGAGGAAGCCGCTCAGGCTGCCGCCGAGAAAGCCGCCCGGGAAGAAGTTAAGGCGAAGGGGAAGAAGAAAGGCCGCAACGGCAAACCCTGA
- a CDS encoding Spy/CpxP family protein refolding chaperone encodes MKLAKLFGTALVAVSLSAPALAQQATGGQPDQVDQLAQMVGLSDDQQTEIRGIIDEMQGQIGELRQEARALQQQMQSEIKPDYDEDSIRENAEELGDLTGEIAALSTLMQAKVDSVFTEEQRATLDKRMQQMQQQMQQQRQMMQQQGQGQ; translated from the coding sequence ATGAAGCTCGCAAAATTGTTTGGAACCGCCCTTGTTGCTGTGAGCCTGTCAGCACCGGCGTTGGCGCAGCAAGCCACTGGCGGCCAGCCGGATCAGGTGGACCAACTGGCGCAAATGGTCGGTCTGTCTGACGATCAGCAGACTGAGATCCGCGGCATCATCGACGAGATGCAGGGCCAGATCGGCGAACTCCGTCAGGAAGCGCGTGCGCTTCAGCAACAGATGCAGTCCGAGATCAAACCGGATTATGACGAAGATTCCATTCGTGAAAATGCGGAAGAGCTGGGCGACCTGACCGGTGAGATTGCGGCGCTTTCCACCCTGATGCAGGCGAAAGTGGACAGTGTCTTCACCGAGGAGCAGCGTGCCACCCTGGACAAGCGCATGCAGCAGATGCAGCAGCAAATGCAGCAACAGCGCCAGATGATGCAGCAGCAAGGTCAGGGCCAGTAA
- a CDS encoding RND family transporter, with protein sequence MTRFRALYDRLILPHPVVVLTVFGLLLALAAVKFGEFRLDASAESLVLENDRSLEQYREVNRRFTTSDDFLIVTYTPENELFSEMGLAHLRDLRDELQALDAVGSTNSILNVPLLHSPDLTLDTVDSEIKTLDANDVPPQTARQALLNNPLYPNLLISEDAGTTAIQVNLPTPERYFELLRERNRLRDKAAAGKASDAELWQLEMARQAFIDYTENLGQKRDATIDTVRGILDKYRDRAEIHLGGVPMIVSDMIRFIQNDLSTFGLGVLAFLLLTLAMIFRQWRWVLIPTLCCGFTVWLMIGFLGWAQWPVTVISANFIALLLIMTLSLTIHLIVRYREFQHDEPEADPKDSLRKTVMAMIKPCFYMAVTTIVAFGSLTFSGIRPVIDFGWMMTLGLTVAFLITFIIFPALLRLMPPPLDKRVLSNRIPFTDAFARFTEHFGKTVLVGSAVIAVLCAIGISKLTVENSFIDYFKSSTEIYQGMITIDDRLGGTTPLDIVITDDPPPENANADSDPFASSCDPFVEDCGGGEEYRDTWYTYQKMQRLEQVHNYLDSLPETGKVLSITSTLDILALINQGERLDALELAFVPAAVPDDLQDVLLTPYISEEHDQARFSIRILETMPELRRQALLDRIRTHLTTELDYDQDQILFAGMTVMYNNMLQSLFDSQIKTIGAVFLAIMAMFLLLFRSFKLALIGIAPNVIAAGSVLGLMGWLGIPLDMMTITVAAITVGIAVDDTIHYLHRFQTEFKKDGDYLATMHRCHRSIGRAMFYTSLTIIAGFSILVLSNFIPTIYFGLFTGFAMFMALLGALTLLPRLIVMVKPFGPGANA encoded by the coding sequence ATGACCCGGTTTCGCGCGCTGTATGATCGCCTGATCCTTCCCCACCCCGTTGTTGTCCTGACCGTTTTCGGCCTGTTGCTGGCCTTGGCCGCGGTGAAATTCGGCGAATTCCGGCTGGACGCTTCGGCGGAATCCCTGGTTCTGGAAAATGACCGTTCCCTGGAACAATACCGGGAGGTGAACCGCCGCTTCACCACCTCCGACGATTTCCTGATCGTGACCTACACCCCGGAGAACGAACTGTTCTCGGAAATGGGGCTCGCCCACCTGCGCGACCTCAGGGACGAGTTGCAGGCACTCGATGCGGTCGGATCCACCAACAGCATTCTGAATGTGCCCCTGCTGCACAGCCCCGACCTGACCCTGGACACCGTCGACAGCGAAATCAAGACCCTGGATGCCAACGACGTGCCGCCGCAAACCGCCCGGCAAGCGCTCCTGAACAACCCGCTCTACCCCAACCTGCTGATCAGCGAGGACGCGGGGACGACCGCCATTCAGGTCAACCTGCCGACACCGGAGCGCTACTTTGAACTGCTCAGGGAACGCAATCGGCTCCGCGACAAGGCCGCGGCCGGCAAGGCGTCTGACGCAGAACTGTGGCAGCTGGAAATGGCCAGGCAGGCCTTCATCGATTACACCGAGAACCTGGGCCAGAAGCGCGATGCCACCATCGACACCGTGCGTGGCATCCTGGACAAGTACCGGGACCGGGCCGAGATTCATCTCGGTGGGGTTCCGATGATCGTCTCGGACATGATTCGCTTTATCCAGAACGACCTGTCGACATTCGGTCTGGGCGTACTGGCGTTCCTGCTGCTTACCCTCGCGATGATCTTCCGCCAGTGGCGCTGGGTGTTGATTCCAACACTGTGCTGCGGCTTTACCGTGTGGTTGATGATTGGTTTCCTGGGCTGGGCCCAGTGGCCGGTGACGGTCATCTCCGCGAACTTCATTGCGCTGTTGCTGATCATGACCCTGTCTCTGACCATTCACCTGATTGTCCGTTACCGGGAATTCCAGCACGACGAACCAGAGGCGGACCCAAAGGACTCGCTGCGCAAGACCGTGATGGCCATGATCAAGCCCTGTTTCTACATGGCGGTGACCACCATTGTGGCGTTCGGTTCGCTGACCTTCAGTGGCATCCGGCCGGTGATCGACTTCGGCTGGATGATGACGCTCGGGCTTACCGTGGCGTTTCTGATCACCTTCATCATCTTCCCCGCCCTGCTCCGCCTGATGCCGCCACCACTGGACAAACGTGTGCTGTCAAACCGGATTCCGTTTACCGACGCTTTCGCCCGCTTCACGGAGCACTTTGGCAAAACCGTTCTGGTGGGGTCGGCGGTCATTGCCGTGCTGTGCGCGATTGGCATAAGCAAGCTGACGGTGGAAAACAGCTTTATCGACTACTTCAAGTCATCCACCGAAATCTATCAGGGCATGATCACCATCGACGACCGGCTCGGTGGCACCACCCCGCTGGACATCGTCATTACCGATGACCCGCCACCGGAAAACGCCAATGCGGACAGCGACCCGTTTGCCAGCAGCTGTGATCCGTTCGTGGAAGATTGCGGCGGTGGCGAGGAATACCGTGACACCTGGTACACCTACCAGAAAATGCAGAGGCTGGAGCAGGTGCACAATTACCTCGATAGCCTGCCGGAAACCGGCAAGGTCCTCTCCATCACATCGACTCTGGACATACTGGCGCTAATCAATCAGGGCGAGCGGCTCGACGCCCTGGAACTGGCCTTTGTTCCGGCCGCGGTACCGGATGATCTCCAGGACGTACTGCTGACCCCGTACATCTCGGAAGAGCACGATCAGGCCCGTTTCAGTATCCGGATCCTCGAGACCATGCCCGAGCTGCGCCGCCAGGCTCTGCTTGACCGGATCCGAACCCACCTGACCACGGAGCTCGACTACGATCAGGACCAGATTCTTTTTGCGGGCATGACCGTCATGTACAACAACATGCTCCAAAGCCTGTTCGATTCCCAGATCAAGACCATCGGCGCGGTATTCCTGGCGATCATGGCTATGTTTCTGTTGCTATTCCGTTCGTTCAAGCTGGCACTGATCGGCATTGCTCCGAACGTGATCGCCGCGGGATCCGTACTGGGCCTTATGGGATGGCTTGGCATTCCACTGGACATGATGACCATTACCGTGGCGGCGATTACAGTCGGCATCGCCGTGGATGACACCATCCACTACCTGCATCGGTTCCAGACCGAATTCAAGAAAGATGGTGACTACCTCGCCACCATGCACCGGTGCCATCGCAGCATCGGCCGGGCCATGTTCTACACGTCCCTGACCATCATTGCGGGATTTTCCATACTGGTGTTATCCAACTTCATCCCGACCATCTACTTCGGTCTGTTCACCGGCTTTGCCATGTTCATGGCCCTGCTGGGGGCCCTGACTCTACTGCCCCGACTGATTGTCATGGTGAAACCTTTTGGCCCGGGCGCCAACGCCTGA
- the lipA gene encoding lipoyl synthase, producing the protein MSDSAKSRITSGSKFRNEHGFSAIKDGIKRSSSENADARPMERKPKWLRARMPGGERYEAVRKNVSEHRLSTVCQESHCPNIGECWTAGTATIMVMGSVCTRACKFCAVDTGNPKGWLDHEEPENTAKSVELMGLRYIVLTSVDRDDLDDGGADHYAACVSAIKRRTPEVAVEALTPDFDAVMPHVEKVVDSGLDVFAQNVETVKRLTSRVRDPRAGYEKTLSVLEHAKQHRPDVLTKTSLMLGLGETEEEILETMEDLRAIGVDILTLGQYLRPTPNHLPVERYVTPEEFNRYREIGLEKGFMEVPSGPMVRSSYRADKVFDQNNLGLAVPEVPEATNAMQIPVKAVD; encoded by the coding sequence ATGAGCGACAGCGCAAAATCCCGCATTACCAGTGGTTCCAAATTCCGCAATGAGCACGGTTTTTCCGCCATCAAGGATGGCATCAAGCGCAGCTCAAGCGAGAATGCGGACGCGAGGCCCATGGAGCGCAAGCCAAAATGGCTGCGGGCGCGCATGCCCGGTGGCGAACGCTACGAAGCGGTGCGCAAAAATGTCAGCGAACACCGCCTGAGCACGGTCTGCCAGGAATCCCACTGCCCCAATATTGGTGAGTGCTGGACCGCCGGTACCGCGACCATCATGGTCATGGGCTCGGTCTGCACTCGGGCCTGCAAATTTTGCGCAGTAGATACGGGCAACCCCAAGGGCTGGCTAGATCACGAAGAACCGGAAAACACCGCCAAGTCCGTCGAACTCATGGGGCTGCGCTACATCGTACTGACCTCGGTTGACCGGGACGACCTTGACGACGGTGGCGCGGATCATTACGCCGCCTGCGTGTCGGCTATCAAGCGGCGGACCCCGGAAGTGGCCGTGGAGGCCCTGACGCCGGATTTCGATGCCGTCATGCCCCATGTGGAAAAAGTGGTGGACTCGGGCCTGGATGTCTTTGCCCAGAACGTCGAAACGGTGAAACGCCTCACCAGCCGAGTGCGGGACCCCCGTGCCGGTTACGAGAAGACCCTGAGCGTCCTGGAACACGCCAAGCAGCATCGGCCCGACGTACTTACCAAAACCAGCCTGATGCTGGGTCTGGGCGAGACCGAAGAGGAAATCCTGGAGACGATGGAAGATTTACGAGCCATCGGCGTGGATATTCTGACCCTCGGCCAGTACCTGCGCCCGACACCCAATCACCTGCCGGTGGAACGGTATGTGACGCCGGAAGAGTTCAACCGCTACCGGGAAATCGGCCTGGAGAAAGGCTTCATGGAAGTCCCTTCCGGCCCGATGGTTCGCTCCAGCTACCGCGCAGACAAGGTGTTCGACCAGAACAATCTTGGTCTTGCCGTACCGGAGGTGCCGGAGGCGACTAACGCCATGCAGATTCCGGTCAAAGCGGTGGACTGA
- a CDS encoding O-acetylhomoserine aminocarboxypropyltransferase/cysteine synthase family protein yields the protein MKLETLALHAGFSGDPTTHAATTPIYQTTSYTFDDTQHGADLFDLKVQGNIYTRIMNPTNGVLEERMAQLEGGVGALALASGMAAITYALQTICKVGNNIVSTSQLYGGTYNLFAHSLPNQGIDCRMVPHDDFNAVEKAIDDQTRALFCESIGNPAGNVVDIQRWADIAHKHGIPLIVDNTVATPFLCRPIEHGADIVVHSLTKYIGGHGTTVAGIVVDSGKFDWKASADKFPMLNEPDPSYHGVVYTEALGPAAFIGRCRVVPLRNTGAALAPFNAFLIMQGLETLSLRMERHCENAEKVASFLQEHPAVEWVNYAALADSPYKATCEKICGGKASGILSFGIKGGLEAGAKFIDALQLIYRLVNIGDAKSLACHPASTTHRQLNPDELKSAGVSEDLVRLSIGIEHVDDLIADITQALDAATA from the coding sequence ATGAAACTCGAGACACTGGCATTACACGCGGGCTTCAGCGGAGACCCGACCACCCACGCGGCCACCACGCCGATCTACCAGACCACCTCCTACACCTTCGACGACACCCAGCACGGTGCCGATCTGTTCGATCTGAAGGTACAGGGCAACATCTACACTCGCATCATGAACCCGACCAACGGTGTGCTTGAGGAGCGGATGGCACAACTCGAAGGCGGGGTGGGCGCCTTGGCGCTGGCATCCGGAATGGCGGCCATCACCTATGCCCTGCAGACCATCTGCAAGGTCGGCAACAACATTGTCAGCACCAGCCAGCTGTATGGCGGCACCTACAACCTGTTCGCCCACTCGCTGCCCAACCAGGGCATCGACTGCCGCATGGTGCCCCACGATGACTTCAATGCGGTCGAGAAGGCCATTGATGACCAGACCCGGGCGCTGTTCTGCGAATCCATCGGCAACCCGGCGGGCAACGTGGTCGATATCCAGCGCTGGGCCGACATTGCCCACAAGCACGGCATCCCGCTGATCGTCGATAATACGGTGGCAACGCCGTTCCTGTGCCGGCCGATCGAACACGGTGCTGACATCGTGGTTCACTCGCTGACCAAGTACATTGGCGGCCACGGCACCACTGTCGCCGGCATCGTGGTGGATTCCGGCAAGTTCGACTGGAAGGCCAGCGCCGACAAGTTCCCGATGCTCAATGAACCGGACCCGTCCTACCACGGCGTGGTGTATACGGAAGCCCTGGGCCCCGCCGCCTTTATCGGTCGCTGCCGGGTCGTTCCACTGCGCAACACCGGCGCCGCTCTGGCACCGTTTAACGCGTTCCTGATCATGCAAGGCCTTGAGACCCTCTCACTGCGGATGGAGCGTCACTGCGAGAACGCCGAGAAGGTCGCCAGCTTCCTGCAGGAGCACCCTGCGGTTGAATGGGTGAATTACGCGGCCCTGGCCGACAGCCCTTACAAGGCCACCTGCGAAAAAATCTGCGGCGGCAAGGCCTCTGGCATCCTGAGCTTCGGGATCAAGGGCGGCCTTGAGGCCGGCGCGAAGTTCATCGACGCACTGCAACTGATCTACCGGCTGGTGAACATAGGCGATGCCAAATCCCTGGCCTGCCACCCGGCGTCCACCACCCATCGCCAGCTGAATCCGGACGAGCTCAAGAGCGCCGGCGTGAGCGAGGACCTGGTGCGTTTGTCGATCGGCATCGAGCACGTGGACGACCTGATTGCCGACATCACCCAGGCGCTGGACGCAGCGACCGCCTGA
- a CDS encoding serine hydrolase has product MSYTTTVAGLSIDRLERITRHLDENYIRPGKIPGAVTLVARHGEVVWTSAQGLMDVERNKPARRDTIFRIYSMTKPVTSIAMMQLYEQGRFLLDDPVHKYIPAWKNLSVYKAGSWPDFQTEPAVTTMTIRDLLTHMSGLTYGFLERTDVDAAYRHLKLDGSGSLTLDKLIDRLAELPLEFSPGTAWNYSVSTDVIGYLVQVLSGQPLDEYFRDHIFSPLGMTDTGFQVPKEKRQRFAACYLYQPVDTMKLQDDPERSRYLRSPGFLSGGGGLVSTVDDYHRFAQALCRGGEYQGQRIIGRKTLEFMRSNHLPGNQDLPALSIGAFSETPYEGNGFGLGFSVKTDVAKSHTNGSVGEYGWGGLASTNFFVDPEEDMVVIFMTQLIPSSSYPVRQELRAMVHGALV; this is encoded by the coding sequence ATGTCCTACACCACCACCGTCGCCGGCCTGTCGATTGACCGACTGGAACGTATTACCCGCCATCTTGACGAGAACTACATTCGGCCCGGCAAGATTCCCGGGGCTGTTACCCTGGTGGCGCGGCACGGGGAAGTGGTCTGGACCAGCGCCCAGGGACTGATGGACGTGGAGCGCAACAAACCGGCTCGGCGTGACACCATTTTCCGAATCTATTCCATGACCAAACCGGTCACCTCCATTGCCATGATGCAGCTGTACGAGCAGGGCCGTTTTCTGCTGGACGACCCGGTCCACAAATACATTCCGGCGTGGAAAAACCTTTCCGTGTACAAAGCCGGTTCCTGGCCGGACTTCCAGACTGAGCCCGCCGTCACCACCATGACCATTCGGGACCTGCTTACTCATATGTCCGGTCTGACTTATGGCTTTCTGGAGCGAACCGATGTCGACGCCGCATATCGACACCTGAAACTGGATGGCAGTGGCAGCCTGACACTGGACAAGCTGATTGACCGACTGGCGGAGCTGCCCCTGGAGTTTTCACCGGGAACCGCCTGGAACTACTCGGTTTCAACCGATGTGATCGGCTATCTGGTACAGGTGCTGTCAGGCCAGCCCCTGGATGAGTACTTCCGCGACCATATCTTTTCCCCCCTGGGCATGACCGATACCGGCTTTCAGGTTCCGAAGGAAAAACGGCAACGCTTCGCCGCCTGTTACCTGTACCAGCCGGTCGACACCATGAAACTGCAGGACGACCCGGAGCGATCCCGCTACCTGCGGAGCCCGGGGTTCCTGTCCGGAGGTGGGGGACTGGTGTCCACGGTGGATGACTACCACCGCTTCGCCCAGGCGTTGTGCCGGGGCGGCGAATACCAGGGCCAGCGCATCATCGGGCGCAAAACCCTCGAGTTCATGCGCAGCAATCACCTACCCGGCAACCAGGACCTGCCAGCCCTCTCAATCGGCGCGTTCAGCGAGACACCTTATGAGGGCAACGGTTTCGGACTGGGCTTTTCGGTCAAGACGGACGTTGCCAAATCCCATACCAACGGCTCGGTGGGCGAGTACGGCTGGGGCGGGCTGGCCAGCACCAACTTTTTCGTGGATCCGGAGGAGGACATGGTCGTCATTTTCATGACCCAACTGATACCCTCATCCTCGTACCCGGTCCGTCAGGAATTGCGGGCCATGGTGCACGGCGCGCTGGTCTGA
- a CDS encoding multidrug efflux SMR transporter: MMNWVFLALAIVAEVVATSSLKASEGFTRLMPSVIVIFGYGVAFYLLGLALRTIPVGTAYAIWAGLGIVLVAAAGWLVFGQKLDAWGVVGMALIVSGVFVLNVLSRAGAH, encoded by the coding sequence ATGATGAACTGGGTATTTCTGGCGCTGGCGATTGTTGCGGAAGTGGTGGCGACGTCCTCGCTGAAGGCGAGTGAGGGGTTCACCCGGCTGATGCCGTCGGTGATTGTGATTTTCGGCTACGGCGTGGCGTTTTATCTGTTGGGGCTGGCATTGAGAACCATCCCGGTCGGCACGGCGTATGCAATTTGGGCAGGGCTTGGCATAGTGCTCGTGGCGGCTGCAGGCTGGCTCGTGTTTGGCCAAAAACTGGACGCCTGGGGTGTCGTCGGCATGGCCCTGATCGTCTCTGGGGTGTTCGTTTTGAACGTACTGTCCCGGGCAGGCGCCCACTGA
- a CDS encoding transporter substrate-binding domain-containing protein, with the protein MNLYKVLSVVFCGSLLMAFAELSLAERIRILAPDLPGTFEEGGFGRDAETVREVLAHCGHDAEFVIQPFGRHIVTYRNSDRADAVMTVPLGMQLSGHSTAAYIWYQNGAVYDANRISRISGLADLWGLDVVTFKDGIRLLELEDYRSRFRTLSEIANQRIHSHLLFLGRVDAVLADGLIVAEVNRRLLTSESGVAEHSQLPKVRFAPIFHPSPYKMVFRKPPLAAEFDKCYDEAYAAGVVSEIDEKYIGRYQAELGYRYLGF; encoded by the coding sequence ATGAACCTTTACAAGGTGCTGTCCGTCGTCTTCTGCGGGTCTTTATTGATGGCCTTCGCCGAACTCAGTCTGGCCGAGCGGATTCGCATTCTGGCGCCCGATTTACCCGGAACGTTCGAGGAGGGCGGTTTCGGAAGGGATGCGGAGACCGTACGGGAGGTGTTAGCGCATTGCGGCCACGACGCGGAATTTGTGATCCAGCCCTTTGGTCGGCATATCGTCACGTATCGCAATTCTGACCGGGCCGATGCCGTAATGACTGTGCCCCTGGGCATGCAGTTGTCCGGTCATTCCACCGCGGCCTATATCTGGTATCAGAACGGTGCCGTGTATGATGCGAACCGGATCTCTCGGATTTCCGGACTGGCCGATCTTTGGGGTCTGGATGTAGTGACCTTCAAGGATGGTATCCGGTTGCTCGAGTTGGAGGACTATCGATCCAGATTTCGCACCTTGTCCGAGATTGCAAATCAGAGAATCCATTCTCACCTTCTGTTTCTGGGACGGGTGGATGCAGTCCTCGCCGACGGTTTGATCGTGGCGGAAGTGAATCGCCGGCTCCTGACTTCGGAATCCGGGGTTGCGGAGCATTCTCAGTTGCCCAAGGTTCGATTTGCCCCCATTTTCCATCCGTCCCCCTACAAAATGGTGTTCCGAAAGCCGCCTTTGGCTGCAGAGTTTGATAAGTGCTACGACGAGGCCTACGCCGCCGGCGTGGTGAGCGAGATTGATGAAAAATACATTGGCAGGTATCAGGCTGAGCTCGGTTACCGGTATCTGGGGTTCTGA
- the ychF gene encoding redox-regulated ATPase YchF encodes MGFNCGIVGLPNVGKSTLFNALTKSGIGAENFPFCTIEPNAGVVAMPDPRLTKLADIVKPERVVPTTMEFVDIAGLVAGASKGEGLGNQFLANIRQTDAIAHVVRCFEDGNVIHVANKVDPASDIDVINTELALADLDTVEKAIKRVQRVAKSGDKEAKAQLEMFEKLLPVLNEGKPVRSMNLDKDQMTLVRELCLLTVKPTMYIANVNEDGFENNPHLDTVREIAESENAVVVPICNKLEAEISELEDDEKAMFLDEMGMEEPGLDRVIRAGYGLLGLQTYFTAGVKEVRAWTVKIGATAPQAAGVIHTDFERGFIRAEVVSYDDYVQYNGEAGAKDAGKWRLEGKDYIVKDGDVIHFRFNV; translated from the coding sequence ATGGGATTTAACTGCGGCATCGTCGGCCTTCCCAACGTCGGCAAATCCACCCTGTTCAACGCATTGACCAAGTCCGGTATTGGCGCGGAAAACTTCCCGTTCTGCACCATTGAGCCGAACGCCGGTGTGGTGGCCATGCCCGACCCTCGCCTGACCAAGCTGGCCGACATCGTCAAACCCGAGCGTGTAGTGCCCACGACCATGGAGTTCGTGGACATTGCCGGTCTGGTCGCCGGCGCCTCCAAGGGTGAAGGCCTGGGCAACCAGTTCCTGGCCAACATCCGCCAGACCGACGCCATCGCCCACGTTGTCCGCTGCTTCGAAGACGGCAACGTAATCCACGTCGCCAACAAGGTCGATCCCGCCTCGGACATCGACGTTATCAACACCGAGCTGGCCCTGGCCGACCTCGACACCGTAGAAAAGGCGATCAAGCGTGTGCAACGCGTTGCCAAGAGCGGCGACAAGGAAGCAAAGGCCCAGCTGGAAATGTTCGAAAAGCTGTTGCCCGTTCTGAACGAGGGCAAGCCTGTGCGCAGCATGAATCTGGACAAAGACCAGATGACCCTGGTGCGCGAATTGTGCCTGCTCACCGTCAAGCCGACCATGTACATTGCGAACGTGAACGAGGACGGCTTCGAGAACAATCCGCATCTGGACACCGTGCGGGAAATCGCCGAATCCGAGAACGCCGTGGTGGTGCCGATCTGCAACAAGCTGGAAGCCGAGATTTCCGAACTGGAAGACGATGAGAAGGCCATGTTCCTGGATGAAATGGGCATGGAAGAGCCCGGCCTGGACCGCGTGATTCGCGCCGGCTACGGCCTCCTGGGCCTGCAGACCTACTTTACCGCCGGCGTGAAGGAAGTACGCGCCTGGACCGTAAAAATCGGCGCTACGGCCCCTCAGGCGGCCGGTGTGATCCACACCGACTTCGAACGCGGCTTCATTCGTGCCGAAGTGGTCAGCTACGACGACTACGTCCAGTACAACGGCGAAGCCGGGGCCAAGGATGCCGGCAAATGGCGTCTGGAAGGCAAGGACTACATCGTTAAGGATGGCGACGTTATCCACTTCCGGTTCAACGTTTAA